From Paraburkholderia sprentiae WSM5005:
TCGCGCCGTAGGGGTTGTAGGTGATCGCCGTTTGCGGCAGGGTCAGGTAGCGCTGTTGGGCCCCCGAGTCGATCTTCACGTTCGCGTACATACCGGGCAGCAGCTTGCGCTCGCGGTTGTCGACGTTCGCTTCGATTTCTACGTTGCGGGTCGCGCTATCGACTTTCGGGCTCACCGACTGGATCTTGCCGGTGAAGGTTTGCCCGCTGTACGCGTTGGTATCGACGCTGACGGTCGCGCCGATCGCGAGTTGGCCGAGCTGTTGTTGCGGCACGGAGAAGTCGGCGTAGATCGGATCGATGGCTTGCAGCGTGACGATCGCATCGCCGGGATTCAGGTATTGCCCCGGATTGATCGTCGTGATGCCGAGGCGGCCCGCGAACGGCGCGCGAATCGTCTTCTTGTCGACCAGCGCCTGCTGTTGCGCGACTTGCGCCTTCTTGGCCTTCAGGTCGGCCGCGTCGGCGTCGAGCTGCGCCTTCGCGATCGCCTTGATGTCGTACTGTGCGCGGTCGCGCTCGTACACGGTCTGCGCGAGTTCGGCCGCGGCCTGCAACGACCGCAGCAGCGCGACGTCGCTGTCGGCGTTGAGTCGCACGAGGATCTGTCCGGCTTTCGCTTCCTGTCCCGACACGAACGCAACCTCGCGCACCAGACCGGCAACTTCGGTCGTCACGTCGACGCCGCGCACCGCGCGCAGGCTGCCGACCGCCGCGAGCTGCGGCTGCCACGACTGATAGTGGACCACCACCGCCGATACCGTGGCGGGCGGCGCGGTGTTGGCTGCCATGAACTTCGCGAACATGTGCGCGCGGAACAGGTTGAAGCCGACCAGCGCGGCGAGCAGCAAGCCGACGCAGATCAACATGATCACCATCCGCTTCGTCATCGGTTTTCTTTCGGCCATCGTGATGTCCTTGCTCGGCTTGGGGCGCGGGCTGGGGTTGCGTCAGCGCGCTCAGTGCGGCGTTGCGGCGGTTGCTGTTGCTGCCGATGACGGCGACGAATCCGGCGCGGCCGCATTCCACCAGCCGCCGCCGAGCGCCTGGAACAGCGCCGCGGTATCGGCGTAACGCGCTGCCTGCGCCTGCGCGAGACTCACGACCGTTTGCTGATACTGGCGTTGCGCGACGAGCAGCGCGAGGTAGCTCACGCCGCCGACGCGATACTGCCCGCGCGTCAGTTCGAGCGAATCGCTCGCGGCGCGCGACGCGTCGGTCTGCGCCCGCAGGCCGGTCGCGTCGTGTTCGAGCGCGCGCAGCGCGTCGGCGACGTTCTGGAACGCGAGCAGCACCGTCTCGCGGTATTGCGCGCCGGCCTGCTCGTAGGCGGCTTGCGCAGCGCGCTTCTGCGCGCTCAGCTGGCCACCGTGAAAGACCGGCTGCAGCAAGCCCGCGCCGATGCTCCAGATCGTGCTGCCG
This genomic window contains:
- a CDS encoding efflux RND transporter periplasmic adaptor subunit, which codes for MAERKPMTKRMVIMLICVGLLLAALVGFNLFRAHMFAKFMAANTAPPATVSAVVVHYQSWQPQLAAVGSLRAVRGVDVTTEVAGLVREVAFVSGQEAKAGQILVRLNADSDVALLRSLQAAAELAQTVYERDRAQYDIKAIAKAQLDADAADLKAKKAQVAQQQALVDKKTIRAPFAGRLGITTINPGQYLNPGDAIVTLQAIDPIYADFSVPQQQLGQLAIGATVSVDTNAYSGQTFTGKIQSVSPKVDSATRNVEIEANVDNRERKLLPGMYANVKIDSGAQQRYLTLPQTAITYNPYGATVFVVKPGTQPNAQGKTLPVAQQVFVTPGPTRGDQVAILKGIDDGTQVVTSGQIKLKNGTPLIIDNKVQPSDSPNPTPQEQ